AAGAGTTTTGCTGAATCAAGGTGGTGACGAGTGAATGTTTTCATCCTTCCAAACCTCCGCTTGGTGCTTGACCAAGACTCCCAAAAGGGATTGACTTTGTATATTATTTTTTAGAAAAAACAGCAAGATCATTATATTTTTTATAAAAACCCAAAAAGGACGCAAATCTTGAATATTTTCAAATACATAAGATACCAAGAGGTCATTGAAAAAAGTGTGAAGATGCGTAAGAAGATTGACCCCAAGTTCACATTTCGCCATCTTTCGCAAAAAACGGGCATCCAAAACACCTATTTGACCAATGTCATCAAGGGCCGATCAGAGCTAAATCCAGATCAAATGTTTCTCATTGCCAAGGAGTTGAACTTTAATACTGAAGAGCAAGAGTATATGCTCTTACTCCTAGATTACAGTCGATGCTACATCAAAGACCGTAAAGAACTCCTATTGCAGAAGATCCAAAATATTCAGGCGGAGCATCTAGATATTTCTAAGCATCTTGATGCGACCACAGAGAATCCTGAAGCCAATAATTATGCGGCAGAATATTTTTTAGATCCACTCTGCTGTATCATTCATTTGTACTTTGAAATTCCAAAGTACGCGAATAATCCAAGTCTTATTCAAGCCCAGTTGGGAATACCCAAAGAGAAGTTTGACGAGGTGATCAAGCTGTTGATTGAAATGAAAGCCTTAGAATATTCAAGAGGGCAGCTTCATTATAAAGAACACAATTACCATTTGAACAAGGAATCACATTTAAATCAGACGGCACAGATTCTTATGAAGATCAAAAGCATTGAGCAGCTAGAGAAGCTGGGGGCCAAAAAGGCCAATATTTTTAGTGCTACATTTTCTGCAAACGAAGAGATTCGAACGCTGATTAACGATGAGTTTTTAAAATTTTTAAAGAAAACAGAAAAGTTAGTCAAAGAGGCCAAATCCGAGAAAGTCTATCAGCTTAATTTTGATCTCTTCCCATGGCATATTGATTAACAAGATGTGTCCTTGACCCAAATAAGACGAGAGAATACACGATGAGTAAGACTTGATCTGAAAGGGCAGGTACTTATGGATTCTGAATACACTCTGGGGGTCAGTATTGGCCAAGGCCGAATATCTCCCCACATTCCCTATCTGATGGGATTTCTTTCCTCTCATTTCGCGAATCTTAATCGTGAGCAGTTTAAAATTTTTTTAAGTCATGCTTCGAAGTGCAAGACTTTAGAGACCTTGACAGAAGTCCTTCACGATCTAAATGAGACAAATAAAAATCTATCTATTAAAAATATTATTTTTTATTTGTCAGTGCAGGACAGAGAAATTCTTAATGTCTACCATCCACTCAAAGACGTGCTCTCGTCTGTGTCAGATTGTCGCATTTCGTATGTGCATTTTTCTGGATCATTTTATCATCCAGAGATCGTTGGAATCCATCCTTTGATGACTTTTACAAAAGAGATAAAATATCCTCAGCATATTTATGAAGATTTACCTTTAAAGTGTGATCATCAAGATTGGGTCAGATCCCATTCTAGTCGGTTGGAGTACATCCCCCCTGAGGATAAACCCTTATACCATGCTTTGTGTGTGATGCTGGGGAACTTCCCTCAACTTCTAATTGATTTGATTTCCAAAAAAATGCCAGAGAAATTTGACATTCAGGATTTTAAGTATCTGATCAGTTATTCCATACAAAATGTTCTTGAAATGGGCTCTAAGGGTTTAACGGGTCCACACATCAGAAAAGATATAGAAACCATAACAAAAAATTTAAAATCTTTAGAAGGAACAGAACTGAAAAGTGTTTATACTGAAATGTCAGAAATGTTTCTTAAGGAGGCGTCCCATGCTTAGTCCTCAAAAGTGGATTGAGAGTAAACAAAAGAAGAACAAGATCACGATGGTGACCTGTTATGACTATTCATTTGCCAAGATTTTAAATCAGACAGATGTGGATGCGTTACTGATTGGGGACAGTTCAGAGATGGTGATCTATGGACAAGCCCATACGTTAGGCTCTGATGCAAATAAGCTTGCAACCCTCACGTCTGCGGTTCGTTTGGGAGCACCAGATAAGTTTATTGTGACGGATGTGCCCTTTGGACTTATGCAGGCAGAAGATGGAGAGTTCTTTCGTGCCATTAAGGCGTTTATGCAAAGTGGAGCGAATGCGATTAAAATTGAAGGTGTAAGTACCTATGAAGAGAGGTTTGCCAAATTGAACGCAATGGGTGTGCCCGTGATGGGGCACTTGGGTTTAACGCCTCAACATATTCAACAGTTTGGGGGTTTTAAGGTTCAAGGTAAAACTGAAGAGTCGCGTAAAAAAATTGTGGAGCAAGCTATAAAGTTAGAGCGTATAGGAGCTTTTGCGATGGTCCTTGAATGTGTACCTAGCGAGTTGGCACGAGTGATCTCTGCCGAAGTTGCGATTCCGACTATTGGAATCGGTGCAGGTAAAGATGTAGATGGTCAGGTTCTTGTGTTGCAAGACTTACTTGGATTCAATCCAGATTTTAAACCTAAATTTGTACGCCACTATCTGAACGGTTTTCAAATAGTCAGCGAGGCGATCAACTCTTATGTGAATGACGTGAAAGAGGTAAATTTTCCCAGTGAGGTCGAGTCCTATGAGTTGTAGAATCATAAGTACAGCTTCAGAGATGAAGCTTCTTACTCAAGGTCACAAGAGCGTAGACATTGGATTTATCCCTACCATGGGAGCCTTGCATGAAGGGCATCTGACTTTGATTAAGCAAGCCCAAAAAAAGGATTCTGTGATTGTGGTCTCGATTTTTGTGAATCCCACACAGTTCAATAACCCCAAAGACTTTGCAGCCTATCCTCATCGTGTTGCAGAAGATATCAAAAAGTTAGAACTTTTGGGTGTGGATTATGTGTTCTTGCCGAGTGCAGAAGAGATTTATCCCCATGGCTATCAATACAAGGTGCATGAAGACACGGACTCTAAAGGATTGTGTGGGGACACTCGGCCAGGACATTTTGATGGTGTGCTTACGGTGTTAATTAAACTCTTTCATATCGTACAACCCACCAGAGTTTATATGGGTTTAAAAGATTATCAGCAGTGGAGGCTTGTCAAAGGCATGGTCAAAGATCTTTTTATGGACATAGATGTTGTGGGTGTACCGACGGTCAGGACCAAAGAGGGTTTGGCGTTGAGTTCTAGAAATTTAAATTTAAATGCAGAGCAATTAGCCATAGCCACTCAGTTTGCGCAAATATTAAATCAACCGCAAAAAAATCTTGAAAGTATCAAGAAGGAACTTGAGGCCTTAAATATTAAAATTGATTACCTTGAAGAACGCTGGGGCAGAAGGTTTGCCGCTGTTTTTGTAGGTGATGTACGTTTGATAGATAATGTCAGTCTGAACGAAGATCGTACAGAGAGTAGAGATGGGAGGCTTCATGTCGAAAGTGCTCTTTAAAATTTCAGGTTCGATTGCCGCATACAAGGCGTGCTCTGTGATTTCTGCATTAGTGCAACAGGGGCATGAAGTTCAAGTTGTAGCCACAAAAGATGTATTTCATTTTGTGGGAGAGTCCACTTTTGAGGGGCTCACGGGGCGTTCTGTGCTTTCAGATATACACCATCAAGGTGATGTGATGGCGCACATTCATCTGAATACGTGGGCAGATATTTCGATACTCTGTCCTGCATCGGCAAACACCATGGCAAAAATTGCTAACGGACTTGCCGACAACCTTGTGACCACGTTGGCTCTGGCTAGAGTTCCCGAAACGCCGTATCTGCTTTTCCCTGCGATGAATCCTAAGATGTGGTCGGCACCCGCAACGCAAGATAATGTTAAACGCTTACAGAACTATGGGTTTCAGATTCATAATGGTGAAGCGGGAAGAATGGCCTGTGGTGATGTTGGTGAAGGACGGTTGTTAGAACCCGATCAAATTCTTCAACTGCTTAAGCCGTGGTTGCAAGAAGATCGCAAAACAACGAAGCGCTCTCGAGTTCTGGTCACGGCAGGTGGAACTTCTGAAAAAATAGATGCGGTGAGGGTGTTTACCAACACTAGCTCTGGGCGCACAGGCGCGCAGATTGCAAAAAAGTTGTCTGACGCCTTTGATGTGACTTTTGTAGGATCGGCTTCGGCCATTAAGGCACTCGAAGCACTTCGACCTGCTTGTGGACCTGCGATCGCGGTTTTACAATACGAATCTTTTGCGGATTTGCAATTGTGTTTGAAAACAGAACTTGGGACCCACTCCTACGAGGCGGTGGTTCATGCTGCAGCGGTAAGTGATTTTAAACCTGTAGCCATTACGCAAGAAGGAGAAAGGTACCCTTTGCCTTTGGCAGAAAAACTTAAAACAAGTCCAAGCTTGGAAGTGGTGTTTGAACAGAATCCTAAGTTGATTCAAAACTTAAAAGACTGGTCTCTAAATCCTAGAGTGACGGTCTTTGGCTTTAAGCTCTTACAAGACAAAACACCTGAGCACGTTGCAGAGAATGTGGAGAAGATTCTTAAGAGTAGTGATTACGTTGTATTGAATTTCATAGATGAAGTGAGCGAGAACCAACATCAGTACAGCCTTTATAAATCTATGCAGAAAGGTTTGGTAGCGCATGGATCGACAAATATTGAGCTTGCGGATCATATTTTAGATCTTCTGCGAGGGTCAGGTGAAACTCATTTTTTAGATGATGTGAATATCAATGCCAAGGAGCTATAATATGATGTTGTGTTTAGATGTGGGGAACACCCAGATTTATGGTGGAGTTTATAATCAAGAGGGTGAAATCAAACATCGTTTTCGAATGACGACGTCCGCAGTGAAAACCTCTGACGAGATTGGCATTTTTTTAAAAGCTGTTTTGGAACAAAATGGTGTAGAGGACATTTCTCAAATCAAACGCGTGGGTGTGTGCTCAGTTGTTCCACAACAAGACCATTCAATGAAAAACGCCATTTTAAAGTACTTCAAGGTGCAGCCTTTTTTCTTAGAGGCAGGTGTAAAGACAGGTATTAAATTAAAATCTCCAAATCCAAAAGAGGTGGGCGCTGATCGCATTGCCAGTGCCATTGCTGGAAGCCATAACTTTGAAAATAAAAATCTGGTCATTGTAGATTTTGGAACAGCAATCACTGTAGATGTGATCAACTCAGATAAAGACTATCTGGGAGGTGTAATACTTGCGGGTGTAAGATTGAGTGTAGAAGCTTTGGGCTTAAAAACGGCGAAGCTGCCCATTGTGCAAGTTCAAAAACCTGAACGCACAGTAGGACGAACCACAGTAGAGTGCATCCAATCAGGAATTTTTTATGGAACTGTAGGATCAATCAAAGAGATTGTAAGTCGAATTAAAACTGAAGCCTTTGCGGGACAAGACAGTATGGTGATTGCAACGGGCGGTTTTGCGGGTTTATTTAAAGACGAAAAGTTATTCGACCTTGAGGCGCCAGATTTAGTCTTAGATGGTTTAAGAATCTGCTACCTTAAAAATCTTTAGGACCTCATAGATCTATTGGTGTCCAAGATCTTTTAGCTTGGCCCCCCGTGGACCAATCAATATCTTTTCGGCCTGACTCTTCCTGTGGTCCCATCAAAAGAAATTAAAGGCGAGAAACGCTCACTTGCCTTTAAGGTCAAATAAATATTGTATATTTGTTATTTAAAATAAATTTTGGAACCAGAAAGTCCAACGTGAGAGTTCAAAGGACGTCCCACAATATCTTGAATCCACTTGTGGGTGTGAACTAGGAGTTCAAGATTAAGGCCTGTTTTGTGCCCCATGCCCTCTAACATATAAACAAGATCTTCGGTGGCAAGATTGCCAAGCGCCCCAGGTGCGTAAGGGCATCCTCCAAGCCCGCCCAGGCTGGAGTCAAAAATATGAATGCCGTGCTCGAGGCTTTTTAAAACATTGGCGAGTGCGGTTCCTCGAGTGTCATGGAAGTGCATAGCAATTTTAGTAAAAGGGACATCTGCTTTTTTAAGTGCTTTAAGTAAAGCGTCGACCTGTTTGGGCGTAGCCACACCAATGGTATCGCCAAGAGAAACCTCATAGCAGCCAATATTCAGTAGTTTTTTTGTAAGCTTGACCACAGTTTTAGTGGGAATAACGCCTTCAAAAGGGCAAGCAAATACTGTGCTTAAGTAACCGCGCACTTTGATCTTTTTACTCTTGGCGACTTTCATCACCTGTTCAAAACGCACAAAACTTTCTTCAATACTGCAATTGATATTACGCTTGGAAAAACTCTCAGAAGCCGCTGCAAAAATGGCCACGTCTTTGACATCATACTTAAGAGCTTGTTCTAAGCCAATAAGGTTAGGGACAAGTGCAGAGTAAACGATTTTATTTTTGGTTTGAGAAAGACTTTGGGCCACTTGATCGCTGCCAGACATTTGTGGAACCCATTTCGGAGAGACAAAAGCCCCAAACTCAATGAACTTTAACCCAGTCTGCGAAAGTTTGTTTACAAACTCAATCTTTTCTTGGGGCGAGAGGATTCGTTTTTCGTTTTGTAGTCCGTCTCGTGGTCCCACTTCAACTATTTTT
This region of Pseudobdellovibrionaceae bacterium genomic DNA includes:
- a CDS encoding TIGR02147 family protein, which codes for MNIFKYIRYQEVIEKSVKMRKKIDPKFTFRHLSQKTGIQNTYLTNVIKGRSELNPDQMFLIAKELNFNTEEQEYMLLLLDYSRCYIKDRKELLLQKIQNIQAEHLDISKHLDATTENPEANNYAAEYFLDPLCCIIHLYFEIPKYANNPSLIQAQLGIPKEKFDEVIKLLIEMKALEYSRGQLHYKEHNYHLNKESHLNQTAQILMKIKSIEQLEKLGAKKANIFSATFSANEEIRTLINDEFLKFLKKTEKLVKEAKSEKVYQLNFDLFPWHID
- a CDS encoding DUF2520 domain-containing protein, producing the protein MDSEYTLGVSIGQGRISPHIPYLMGFLSSHFANLNREQFKIFLSHASKCKTLETLTEVLHDLNETNKNLSIKNIIFYLSVQDREILNVYHPLKDVLSSVSDCRISYVHFSGSFYHPEIVGIHPLMTFTKEIKYPQHIYEDLPLKCDHQDWVRSHSSRLEYIPPEDKPLYHALCVMLGNFPQLLIDLISKKMPEKFDIQDFKYLISYSIQNVLEMGSKGLTGPHIRKDIETITKNLKSLEGTELKSVYTEMSEMFLKEASHA
- the panB gene encoding 3-methyl-2-oxobutanoate hydroxymethyltransferase, giving the protein MLSPQKWIESKQKKNKITMVTCYDYSFAKILNQTDVDALLIGDSSEMVIYGQAHTLGSDANKLATLTSAVRLGAPDKFIVTDVPFGLMQAEDGEFFRAIKAFMQSGANAIKIEGVSTYEERFAKLNAMGVPVMGHLGLTPQHIQQFGGFKVQGKTEESRKKIVEQAIKLERIGAFAMVLECVPSELARVISAEVAIPTIGIGAGKDVDGQVLVLQDLLGFNPDFKPKFVRHYLNGFQIVSEAINSYVNDVKEVNFPSEVESYEL
- the panC gene encoding pantoate--beta-alanine ligase; the protein is MSCRIISTASEMKLLTQGHKSVDIGFIPTMGALHEGHLTLIKQAQKKDSVIVVSIFVNPTQFNNPKDFAAYPHRVAEDIKKLELLGVDYVFLPSAEEIYPHGYQYKVHEDTDSKGLCGDTRPGHFDGVLTVLIKLFHIVQPTRVYMGLKDYQQWRLVKGMVKDLFMDIDVVGVPTVRTKEGLALSSRNLNLNAEQLAIATQFAQILNQPQKNLESIKKELEALNIKIDYLEERWGRRFAAVFVGDVRLIDNVSLNEDRTESRDGRLHVESAL
- the coaBC gene encoding bifunctional phosphopantothenoylcysteine decarboxylase/phosphopantothenate--cysteine ligase CoaBC, which encodes MSKVLFKISGSIAAYKACSVISALVQQGHEVQVVATKDVFHFVGESTFEGLTGRSVLSDIHHQGDVMAHIHLNTWADISILCPASANTMAKIANGLADNLVTTLALARVPETPYLLFPAMNPKMWSAPATQDNVKRLQNYGFQIHNGEAGRMACGDVGEGRLLEPDQILQLLKPWLQEDRKTTKRSRVLVTAGGTSEKIDAVRVFTNTSSGRTGAQIAKKLSDAFDVTFVGSASAIKALEALRPACGPAIAVLQYESFADLQLCLKTELGTHSYEAVVHAAAVSDFKPVAITQEGERYPLPLAEKLKTSPSLEVVFEQNPKLIQNLKDWSLNPRVTVFGFKLLQDKTPEHVAENVEKILKSSDYVVLNFIDEVSENQHQYSLYKSMQKGLVAHGSTNIELADHILDLLRGSGETHFLDDVNINAKEL
- a CDS encoding type III pantothenate kinase is translated as MMLCLDVGNTQIYGGVYNQEGEIKHRFRMTTSAVKTSDEIGIFLKAVLEQNGVEDISQIKRVGVCSVVPQQDHSMKNAILKYFKVQPFFLEAGVKTGIKLKSPNPKEVGADRIASAIAGSHNFENKNLVIVDFGTAITVDVINSDKDYLGGVILAGVRLSVEALGLKTAKLPIVQVQKPERTVGRTTVECIQSGIFYGTVGSIKEIVSRIKTEAFAGQDSMVIATGGFAGLFKDEKLFDLEAPDLVLDGLRICYLKNL
- a CDS encoding hydroxymethylglutaryl-CoA lyase, with protein sequence MKRAIKIVEVGPRDGLQNEKRILSPQEKIEFVNKLSQTGLKFIEFGAFVSPKWVPQMSGSDQVAQSLSQTKNKIVYSALVPNLIGLEQALKYDVKDVAIFAAASESFSKRNINCSIEESFVRFEQVMKVAKSKKIKVRGYLSTVFACPFEGVIPTKTVVKLTKKLLNIGCYEVSLGDTIGVATPKQVDALLKALKKADVPFTKIAMHFHDTRGTALANVLKSLEHGIHIFDSSLGGLGGCPYAPGALGNLATEDLVYMLEGMGHKTGLNLELLVHTHKWIQDIVGRPLNSHVGLSGSKIYFK